A single genomic interval of Microbacterium hydrocarbonoxydans harbors:
- a CDS encoding tetratricopeptide repeat protein, giving the protein MTDISPAALRGAVDLSSLRNRPVAPAAGAPSASGAPSNSPSGGIVDVVVDATDETFGQILEISRTVPVVVDLWAEWCGPCKQLSPIIEKVTRELGGKVLLAKVDVDANPQLAQGFRAQSIPMVVALIAGQPVPMFTGAVPEQQVREVFAQLLQLAAQNGVTGSLDLGAPAEAGAPDAPEEPPLPPLHAEAFAAIEIGDYAAAVTAYEKALAENPRDEDAIAGLGQVRLLDRVQKLDLQTARAAAAAGPLDVQAQFDVADLDLAGGHVDDAFGRLLDLFAQLPAAERTPVRERLVELFGLIGAADPRVISARNRLSSLLF; this is encoded by the coding sequence GTGACCGATATCTCTCCCGCCGCTCTGCGCGGCGCCGTCGACCTGTCCAGCCTGCGCAACCGCCCGGTCGCGCCCGCCGCGGGTGCGCCGAGCGCTTCCGGAGCACCGTCGAACTCTCCGAGCGGCGGCATCGTCGATGTCGTCGTCGATGCGACGGACGAGACGTTCGGCCAGATCCTGGAGATCTCCCGCACTGTGCCGGTGGTCGTGGATCTCTGGGCCGAGTGGTGCGGACCCTGCAAGCAGCTGAGCCCGATCATCGAGAAGGTGACGCGGGAACTCGGCGGCAAGGTACTTCTCGCCAAGGTCGACGTCGATGCGAACCCGCAGCTCGCGCAGGGATTCAGGGCGCAGTCGATCCCCATGGTGGTCGCACTGATCGCCGGGCAGCCCGTACCGATGTTCACCGGTGCCGTGCCGGAGCAGCAGGTCCGCGAGGTCTTCGCGCAGCTGCTCCAGCTCGCGGCGCAGAACGGCGTCACCGGATCGCTCGACCTCGGCGCGCCCGCGGAGGCCGGTGCACCCGATGCGCCCGAGGAGCCGCCGCTGCCGCCCCTGCACGCCGAGGCGTTCGCCGCGATCGAGATCGGCGACTACGCCGCAGCGGTCACGGCCTACGAGAAGGCTCTCGCGGAGAACCCGCGCGACGAGGACGCGATCGCCGGCCTCGGCCAGGTGCGCCTGCTCGACCGGGTGCAGAAGCTCGACCTGCAGACGGCTCGGGCGGCCGCAGCAGCGGGCCCGCTCGATGTCCAGGCACAGTTCGACGTCGCCGACCTGGATCTCGCTGGAGGCCATGTCGACGACGCCTTCGGCCGACTTCTCGACCTCTTCGCTCAGCTGCCCGCCGCGGAGCGCACTCCCGTGCGCGAGCGCCTCGTCGAGCTGTTCGGGCTCATCGGCGCTGCGGACCCGAGGGTCATCTCCGCGCGCAACCGACTCTCTTCGCTGCTCTTCTGA
- a CDS encoding AI-2E family transporter, whose protein sequence is MKIHNPFRTALVATLGVGLGILLIGSLQNLSTVLLYVGTALFLSLGLDPLVSFLERKRLPRWLAVLITILAVMGVFAGIILIVIPVLVDQISQLIAQITAIVQRGTLLPDLRQWMVDTFPNLKVDEVFAYVTDWLETNLAQIGGSIGQGVLAAGGAVVSGLFGAFIILILTIYLTASTPSLKRAVYQLAPASKRERFIDLAEQITDSVGYYVMGQVSQGVINGVLSMIFLTIIDAPFPAVLAVVAFFFSLIPLVGTLTGSTIIVLVCLIPGLGSPATAIAAAIYYLVYMQIEAYIISPRIMSRAVSVPGAVVVVAALAGGSLLGLLGALIAIPVAASILILYRQVLIPRMNEL, encoded by the coding sequence ATGAAGATCCACAACCCCTTCCGCACCGCCCTGGTGGCGACGCTCGGCGTGGGTCTGGGCATCCTGCTGATCGGGAGCCTGCAGAACCTCTCGACCGTGCTCCTGTACGTCGGAACCGCGCTCTTCCTGAGCCTCGGACTCGACCCTCTCGTCTCGTTCCTCGAGCGCAAACGCCTGCCCCGTTGGCTCGCGGTGCTCATCACGATCCTGGCGGTGATGGGCGTCTTCGCCGGAATCATCCTGATCGTCATCCCCGTCCTCGTCGACCAGATCTCCCAGTTGATCGCCCAGATCACGGCCATCGTCCAGCGTGGCACCCTCCTCCCCGACCTTCGTCAGTGGATGGTGGACACCTTCCCCAACCTCAAGGTCGACGAGGTCTTCGCGTACGTCACCGACTGGCTCGAGACCAACCTCGCGCAGATCGGCGGCTCGATCGGCCAGGGCGTGCTCGCCGCCGGAGGCGCGGTCGTGAGCGGTCTCTTTGGGGCGTTCATCATCCTCATCCTCACGATCTATCTCACGGCATCCACCCCATCGCTCAAGCGTGCCGTCTACCAGCTCGCCCCCGCGTCGAAGCGCGAGCGGTTCATCGACCTCGCCGAGCAGATCACCGACTCGGTCGGCTACTACGTCATGGGCCAGGTCTCGCAGGGCGTGATCAACGGCGTCCTGAGCATGATCTTCCTCACGATCATCGACGCCCCCTTCCCCGCCGTGCTGGCGGTCGTGGCGTTCTTCTTCTCGCTGATCCCGCTGGTCGGCACGCTGACCGGCTCCACGATCATCGTGCTCGTCTGCCTGATCCCCGGCCTCGGTTCGCCGGCGACGGCCATCGCTGCGGCGATCTACTACCTCGTGTACATGCAGATCGAGGCGTACATCATCTCGCCGAGGATCATGAGCAGGGCGGTGTCCGTGCCCGGCGCGGTCGTGGTCGTCGCGGCTCTCGCCGGCGGCAGCCTGCTGGGACTCCTAGGAGCCCTCATCGCGATCCCCGTCGCCGCGAGCATCCTGATCCTCTACCGCCAGGTGCTGATCCCGAGGATGAACGAGCTCTAA
- a CDS encoding alpha/beta hydrolase — MEIRGPLELPARREDIVLTTADDLSLVGELALPEEKAPVATLVTLHPLPTAGGFMDSHIIRKAAARLPALADLAVLRFNTRGTTSARGTSDGAFDGGAAEQFDVAAAMELVRDRALPRPWLVGWSFGTELALKYGREHDVEGIILLSPPLHRATEAEVSAWAESPDVEVVVLVPELDDYLRPPEARERFSAIPHATLIAVEGGKHLWVGESQTRRVLTEIVAAVNPAALPLPTEWSTA, encoded by the coding sequence ATTGAGATCCGTGGCCCGCTCGAGCTCCCGGCTCGACGCGAGGACATCGTCCTGACGACGGCAGACGATCTGTCCCTCGTCGGTGAGCTCGCTCTGCCGGAGGAGAAGGCGCCGGTCGCGACGCTCGTGACGCTGCATCCGCTGCCGACCGCCGGCGGCTTCATGGACTCGCACATCATCCGCAAGGCGGCTGCACGGCTGCCTGCGCTGGCCGATCTCGCCGTGCTGCGGTTCAACACCCGCGGGACCACCTCGGCGCGCGGCACGAGCGATGGAGCCTTCGATGGGGGAGCGGCCGAGCAGTTCGACGTGGCAGCTGCGATGGAACTCGTCCGCGACCGCGCTCTCCCGCGTCCGTGGCTGGTCGGATGGTCGTTCGGCACGGAGCTCGCGCTCAAGTACGGCAGGGAGCACGACGTCGAGGGGATCATCCTTCTGTCGCCTCCGCTGCATCGCGCGACCGAGGCCGAGGTGTCCGCCTGGGCCGAGTCGCCGGATGTCGAGGTCGTGGTGCTGGTTCCCGAACTCGACGACTATCTGCGACCGCCGGAGGCGCGGGAGCGGTTCTCCGCCATCCCGCATGCGACGCTCATCGCGGTCGAGGGAGGCAAGCACCTCTGGGTCGGGGAGAGTCAGACCCGTCGCGTGCTGACCGAGATCGTCGCCGCCGTGAACCCCGCAGCACTTCCGCTGCCGACGGAGTGGTCGACGGCTTAG
- a CDS encoding transglycosylase SLT domain-containing protein has protein sequence MNSRNDITPHRNDVTPVPASTSLSARTGTRRRGVVGFFGALAVVGFAAAMVAPTGVALAQQPDEEAPESAYSAALTETQNLTVTVEGATIAPVERGTFSVYVKPKPKPKPKPVQASTESSDQSAPSGPLFYTGGGAPAEWMAAAGIAESDWGYVDYIVSRESGWNPNATNASSGACGLVQALPCSKVPGNGYDPVDNLRWATGYATGRYGSWAGAHAFWTNNHWW, from the coding sequence GTGAACTCCCGAAACGACATCACCCCTCATCGAAACGACGTCACGCCGGTACCCGCATCGACGTCTCTTTCGGCGCGCACGGGCACTCGCCGCCGTGGCGTGGTGGGCTTCTTCGGAGCGTTGGCCGTCGTCGGATTCGCCGCCGCCATGGTCGCACCGACCGGCGTCGCGCTCGCTCAGCAGCCCGACGAGGAAGCGCCGGAGTCCGCATACTCCGCGGCGCTCACCGAGACGCAGAACCTCACCGTCACGGTCGAGGGCGCAACGATCGCCCCCGTCGAGCGCGGCACCTTCTCGGTCTACGTGAAGCCGAAGCCCAAGCCGAAGCCGAAGCCTGTGCAGGCCTCGACCGAGTCCTCGGATCAGTCCGCACCCAGCGGCCCGCTCTTCTACACCGGCGGCGGAGCGCCAGCCGAGTGGATGGCGGCAGCCGGTATCGCGGAGTCCGACTGGGGTTACGTCGACTACATCGTCTCGCGAGAGAGCGGCTGGAACCCGAACGCCACCAACGCGTCGTCCGGTGCCTGCGGTCTCGTCCAGGCGCTGCCATGCAGCAAGGTCCCGGGAAACGGATACGACCCGGTCGACAACCTCCGGTGGGCCACCGGATACGCCACCGGCCGTTACGGCAGCTGGGCAGGGGCCCACGCCTTCTGGACGAACAACCACTGGTGGTGA
- a CDS encoding DivIVA domain-containing protein, giving the protein MTSDDVQVSDETTEAPPAFSLTTGRTQGYHRAAVDTFLAAARTAFESDADDLTAADVRVASFPLVKGGYVVAEVDAALGRVEDALAARARERAVRSNGAGAWVEQARDDAQVILDHLARPRRQRFARTGFLTFGYRIDEVDHVSTRIARYLRDGEPLTAEQLRSAAFRMQRGGYREEQVDALLDATVDVILAVR; this is encoded by the coding sequence ATGACTTCAGATGATGTGCAGGTCTCGGATGAGACGACCGAGGCGCCTCCAGCCTTCTCGCTGACCACGGGTCGCACTCAGGGATACCACCGAGCGGCGGTCGACACGTTCCTCGCCGCGGCCCGGACGGCGTTCGAGAGCGACGCGGACGACCTCACCGCGGCCGACGTGCGCGTCGCCTCGTTTCCGCTCGTCAAGGGCGGGTACGTCGTGGCCGAGGTCGACGCGGCACTCGGGCGGGTCGAAGACGCACTCGCAGCGCGTGCGCGCGAGCGCGCAGTCCGCTCCAACGGTGCCGGCGCATGGGTGGAACAGGCCAGGGACGATGCGCAGGTGATCCTCGATCACCTCGCGCGACCTCGTCGTCAGCGCTTCGCGCGCACCGGCTTCCTCACCTTCGGCTACCGCATCGACGAGGTGGATCACGTCAGCACCCGCATCGCCCGCTACCTGCGCGACGGCGAGCCGCTCACCGCCGAGCAGTTGCGCTCTGCGGCGTTCCGCATGCAGCGCGGCGGGTACCGGGAAGAGCAGGTCGATGCGCTCCTGGACGCCACGGTCGACGTCATCCTGGCCGTTCGCTGA
- a CDS encoding phosphatidate cytidylyltransferase yields the protein MSDESTGDDTDKPQTRREARDSSTSTGGIPLIDDAFPAFDSSSIPPRPPLPAESPVISVPSADAPVISTASLDTAEHNAIREQWRAARDELGTHVSNARGQLDQANERIKERTGRDLILATLIGLAFGAVLLASLIFIKVLFVPFALAAALLGVYELSLALRASGRRIDVVPQFISAALLVLSAYFLDLWLVWVVLFLAVAFVIVWRLVAQMVAADGRTYGDVLADAVIGGFVQIYVPFLAAVALLLLKQEDGQWWVLSFIAIAVVADTGAYAAGLSFGRHPMAPKISPKKTWEGFGGAVVGSIAAGVLLAIFLLHLPWWIGVIFGVAILLSATLGDLGESMLKRDLGIKDMSSWLPGHGGLLDRLDSILPSTVPALCLYFLFSSWAVL from the coding sequence ATGTCCGACGAATCCACCGGTGACGACACCGACAAGCCGCAGACGCGCCGCGAGGCGCGCGACTCGTCGACCTCGACCGGCGGCATCCCGCTGATCGACGATGCCTTCCCCGCGTTCGACTCGTCGAGCATCCCTCCGCGTCCGCCGCTGCCTGCGGAGAGCCCGGTGATCTCCGTGCCCAGCGCGGACGCCCCGGTGATCTCCACTGCCAGCCTCGACACGGCAGAGCACAATGCGATCCGGGAGCAGTGGCGGGCTGCGCGCGACGAGCTGGGAACCCACGTCTCGAACGCACGGGGCCAGCTCGACCAGGCCAACGAGCGCATCAAGGAGCGGACGGGTCGCGACCTGATCCTCGCGACGCTGATCGGGCTCGCCTTCGGCGCTGTTCTGCTGGCGTCCCTGATCTTCATCAAGGTCCTGTTCGTCCCGTTCGCCCTCGCAGCAGCCCTGCTGGGCGTCTACGAGCTGTCTCTCGCGCTGCGGGCATCGGGGCGCCGGATCGACGTCGTTCCGCAGTTCATCTCCGCTGCTCTGCTGGTCCTCTCGGCATACTTCCTCGATCTGTGGCTCGTCTGGGTCGTGCTGTTCCTGGCGGTCGCGTTCGTGATCGTCTGGCGACTCGTCGCCCAGATGGTCGCAGCGGACGGACGCACCTACGGCGACGTGCTCGCGGATGCCGTGATCGGCGGGTTCGTCCAGATCTACGTCCCGTTCCTCGCTGCGGTCGCTCTGCTCCTGCTCAAGCAGGAGGACGGGCAGTGGTGGGTGCTCAGCTTCATCGCGATCGCCGTCGTCGCCGACACCGGCGCCTACGCGGCCGGTCTCTCTTTCGGGCGTCATCCGATGGCGCCGAAGATCAGCCCGAAGAAGACCTGGGAGGGATTCGGCGGAGCCGTCGTCGGCTCCATCGCTGCGGGTGTTCTCCTCGCGATCTTCCTCCTTCATCTCCCGTGGTGGATCGGTGTCATCTTCGGCGTCGCGATCCTGCTCTCGGCGACACTGGGCGACCTCGGCGAGTCGATGCTGAAGCGGGACCTCGGCATCAAGGACATGAGCTCCTGGCTCCCCGGGCACGGCGGACTCCTCGACCGCCTCGACAGCATCCTTCCGTCGACCGTTCCCGCACTGTGCCTCTACTTCCTCTTCTCGTCCTGGGCGGTGCTGTGA
- the frr gene encoding ribosome recycling factor, whose translation MIADVLAETTSRMSRAVEAAKEDFSTVRTGRANPQLFQKVLIDYYGTPTPLAQLASLANQEARTLIITPYDKSALKAIEQAIRDMPNLGANPTNDGNLVRVTMPELTAERRKEYVKLVKSKGEDAKVHVRGIRRKAKDELDGLKSELGEDEIARGEKELDALTRQHVDLIDDALKRKEAELLEV comes from the coding sequence GTGATCGCGGATGTCCTCGCTGAAACCACCTCCCGTATGTCACGAGCGGTCGAGGCCGCCAAGGAGGACTTCTCCACGGTGCGCACCGGTCGCGCCAACCCGCAGCTGTTCCAGAAGGTCCTCATCGACTACTACGGAACGCCGACTCCGCTCGCTCAGCTCGCCTCTCTGGCCAACCAGGAAGCGCGCACGCTCATCATCACGCCGTACGACAAGTCGGCGCTGAAGGCGATCGAGCAGGCGATCAGGGATATGCCGAACCTGGGTGCGAACCCGACGAACGACGGCAACCTCGTGCGCGTCACGATGCCTGAGCTCACCGCAGAGCGCCGCAAGGAGTACGTCAAGCTCGTCAAGTCCAAGGGTGAGGACGCCAAGGTGCACGTGCGCGGCATCCGCCGCAAGGCGAAGGACGAGCTCGACGGCCTCAAGAGCGAACTCGGAGAAGATGAGATCGCCAGGGGCGAGAAGGAACTCGACGCCCTCACGCGCCAGCACGTCGATCTGATCGACGACGCTCTCAAGCGCAAAGAGGCCGAACTCCTCGAGGTGTAG
- the pyrH gene encoding UMP kinase, giving the protein MTEGNGRRRVLLKLSGEAFGAGQLGVNPDVVSQIARDIAAAVDRVEIAIVVGGGNFFRGAELSQRGMDRGRADYMGMLGTVMNALALQDFLEQAGAPTRVQSAISMTQVAEPYIPLRAERHMEKGRVVIFGAGAGLPYFSTDTVAAQRALEIGAQEVLVAKNGVDAIYTADPNKHADAERIERVTYRDALQRGLKVVDSTAFSLCMDNNMDMRVFGMEPAGNVTRALLGEPIGTLVTA; this is encoded by the coding sequence ATGACCGAAGGCAACGGACGCCGTCGCGTTCTCCTGAAGCTCTCCGGTGAGGCGTTCGGCGCCGGACAGCTCGGCGTCAACCCCGACGTCGTCAGCCAGATCGCGCGCGACATCGCTGCGGCCGTCGACCGCGTCGAGATCGCGATCGTCGTCGGCGGCGGCAACTTCTTCCGCGGAGCGGAACTCAGCCAGCGCGGAATGGACCGAGGGCGCGCCGACTACATGGGCATGCTCGGCACGGTCATGAACGCACTCGCCCTGCAGGACTTCCTCGAGCAGGCGGGCGCGCCCACCCGCGTGCAGTCGGCGATCTCGATGACGCAGGTCGCCGAGCCGTACATCCCGCTGCGCGCCGAGCGCCACATGGAGAAGGGCCGCGTCGTCATCTTCGGCGCCGGTGCGGGCCTCCCGTACTTCTCCACCGACACGGTCGCCGCACAGCGTGCACTGGAGATCGGTGCACAGGAAGTGCTCGTCGCCAAGAACGGCGTCGACGCGATCTACACCGCGGACCCCAACAAGCATGCGGATGCCGAGCGCATCGAACGCGTGACCTACCGCGACGCTCTCCAGCGCGGGCTCAAGGTGGTCGACTCGACCGCGTTCAGCCTCTGCATGGACAACAACATGGACATGCGCGTCTTCGGCATGGAGCCGGCGGGCAACGTCACCAGGGCGCTCCTCGGCGAGCCCATCGGCACTCTCGTCACCGCCTGA